One genomic segment of Garra rufa chromosome 13, GarRuf1.0, whole genome shotgun sequence includes these proteins:
- the hook1 gene encoding protein Hook homolog 1 encodes MDLNKTVLCESLIIWLQTFKTTAPCKTVDDLTSGAAMSQALHQIDPSWFSENWLARIKGDVGDNVRLKMINLKKIQQMIVDYYNEVLAQQITGFPLPDLVRMVEQSDQVELGRLLQLILGCAVNCDRKQEYIQVIMTLEESVQHVVMTAIQELMSKETVSQLGTEHPGDAEQQLKKALEELTEVTAEKEELAQRCQELDMQVTMLQEERNSLLAENDLLTDRASQLDTFDDPSTPSGRKHSQLQLQLEQLQEENFRLEAAKDDYRIHCEELEKQLVELQHRNDELTSLAEESRALKDELDILRSCSDRAVKLEASVETYRKKLEDLSDLRRQVKVLEEKNMTYMHNTVSLEEELRKANAARAQLETYKRQGQELHKKLSDESRRADNLAFEMKKFQEKYDALLKEKERISIERDTLRETNEELRCTQAQQDQLLQAGKYPTGSPSHENLAAEMLPIEYREKFIRLQHENKMLRLQHEESENMRVTELQEQLEEARRGRSQIDTENRLNRERISELQQQVEDLQKALQTQGAKPEDSHLKRKLDAHMVQLNEAQDEIMKKKELLEDLQPDATHTSVKMDELTAALKKKDEDMRAMEDRYKMYLEKARDVIRALDPKLNPASAEIQSLKAQLSEKDKKIIALERECEQAKLREYEEKLIVTAWYNKSLNFQKMAIESRLSGRANSLMPPGQSFLSQQRQVTNARRAMSINVPATSSK; translated from the exons ATGGATTTAAATAAAACGGTGCTGTGCGAGAGCTTGATTATTTGG CTGCAAACCTTCAAAACCACAGCCCCATGTAAGACAGTGGATGATCTGACCTCAGGAGCAGCCATGTCTCAGGCCCTGCATCAGAT AGATCCTTCATGGTTCAGTGAGAACTGGCTGGCCCGCATTAAAGGGGATGTTGGAGATAATGTGAGACTCAAG ATGATCAACCTCAAAAAGATCCAGCAGATGATTGTTGATTATTATAATGAG GTTTTGGCTCAGCAGATCACAGGTTTTCCTCTGCCTGATCTGGTGCGTATGGTAGAGCAGTCTGATCAAGTAGAGCTGGGACGCCTCCTGCAGCTCATCCTGGGGTGTGCAGTCAACTGTGACAGGAAACAAG agTATATCCAAGTAATCATGACCTTGGAGGAATCTGTACAGCATGTGGTGATGACTGCCATTCAGGAG CTTATGAGCAAGGAGACTGTGTCTCAGTTAGGAACGGAACATCCTGGAGATGCTGAACAACAG TTAAAGAAAGCCTTGGAAGAGCTGACTGAAGTCACGGCAGAGAAAGAAGAATTGGCACAGCGCTGTCAGGAGCTCGACATGCAG GTGACAATGCTACAGGAGGAAAGGAACAGCCTCCTAGCAGAAAATGACCTCTTGACTGATCGAGCCAGTCAGCTTGATACTTTTGATGACCCCAGCACTCCATCAGGGAGGAAGCACAGCCAGCTACAACTACAGCTAGAGCAGCTTCAGGAGGAGAACTTCAG ACTGGAGGCAGCTAAAGATGATTACCGCATCCACTGTGAAGAGCTGGAGAAACAACTAGTGGAGCTTCAGCATCGTAATGATGAACTGACCAGCCTGGCAGAGGAGTCGCGAGCGCTTAAAGATGAATTAGACATATTAAG GAGCTGCTCTGACCGGGCAGTGAAACTAGAGGCCTCTGTTGAGACGTATAGGAAGAAGTTAGAAGATCTAAGTGACCTCAGACGGCAAGTGAAAGTTCTGGAGGAGAAGAATATGACCTACATGCACAACACAGTCAGCCTTGAAGAGGAGCTACGCAAGGCTAATGCTGCAAGAGCTCAATTAGAGACATACAAGAGACAG GGTCAGGAGCTCCACAAGAAACTGTCTGACGAGTCCCGCAGGGCTGATAACTTGGCTTTTGAGATGAAGAAATTTCAGGAAAAATATGATGCTTTACTAAAGGAGAAAGAG AGGATCAGCATCGAGCGGGACACTCTCAGAGAGACTAATGAAGAGCTGCGATGCACACAGGCCCAACAGGACCAGCTTTTACAAGCAG GAAAGTATCCAACAGGGAGTCCAAGCCATGAAAACCTGGCAGCTGAGATGCTGCCCATTGAGTACAG GGAGAAGTTCATCCGTCTGCAGCATGAGAACAAGATGTTGCGGCTGCAGCACGAGGAGTCTGAGAACATGCGCGTAACTGAGCTGCAGGAGCAGCTGGAGGAGGCCCGACGTGGACGCAGCCAAATCGACACTGAGAACAG GTTAAACCGAGAAAGAATCAGTGAGCTCCAGCAGCAGGTAGAGGATCTGCAGAAGGCCTTGCAGACACAAGGAGCCAAACCTGAAGAT TCTCATCTGAAGAGAAAGCTGGATGCTCATAT GGTGCAACTGAATGAAGCACAAGATGAAATCATGAAGAAGAAAGAGCTTTTGGAGGATCTCCAGCCAGATGCTACTCACACCA GTGTAAAGATGGATGAGCTGACGGCAGCGCTGAAGAAGAAAGATGAGGACATGAGGGCGATGGAGGATCGATACAAGATGTACCTGGAGAAAGCCCGTGAT GTTATTCGAGCTCTGGATCCCAAACTAAACCCAGCCTCAGCAGAGATTCAGTCACTGAAAGCGCAGCTCTCTGAGAAAGATAAGAAGATTATTGCTCTGGAG CGGGAGTGTGAGCAGGCCAAACTGAGGGAATATGAGGAGAAGTTAATTGTGACAGCATGGTATAATAAG agtttgaacttccagaagATGGCAATCGAGTCACGGCTGAGCGGCCGAGCTAACTCTCTAATGCCGCCCGGCCAGTCTTTCCTGTCTCAGCAACGTCAGGTGACCAACGCCCGGCGCGCCATGTCCATCAACGTGCCTGCCACTTCTTCCAAGTAA